One stretch of Streptomyces peucetius DNA includes these proteins:
- a CDS encoding sacsin N-terminal ATP-binding-like domain-containing protein — protein sequence MPQPVRPVIRTVLDQSSRVLQTYAVDPGLVAEHANGERRITQGGYGDRQLFELVQNAADEIADHPGGRIQVVLTDANLYCANEGSPVTPEGAETILRMSMSKKRGGQIGRFGVGVKSVLVVTDAPEFFSRSGSFGFDRAWSYEQIKAVPGVTDQYGSSFDAPVLRTARPLDEAAERSADPVLDELLGWATTVVRLPLLKGADGRLGKDMHGAGSSDREEFPPGFQLFSPHVAEVVLEDRRPRPMARRTLTTRQVGDIRTVWEARTGKAATSEDWRVFTVTHAPGPAARADAGELHDRVTLDVSWAVPVLEKDPKHGLYGSPRIRGRGRFWSFFPTKYEMSLSGILNGAWKTNEDRQNLLDSSPFNQEMIKVSAALVVDSLPQLAPPEDPGAYLPLLPGRTKESISWADDFLIREIWTRTAVRPSLPDQDGVLRIPSDLRLHPRLDKDLRRLDGWLRMWHECPGRPSDWLHPSVEADSLRSGKVEHIREAAKVERADVREWLEALVECGTAEASAVAIRIVAEMVEVRSPYADEARKARIVLTEEHGLVAAVPGQVFRRAEQGGLRESLVYVVDELAEDLSLGHALNLLGIREADVEGRFVSVLDQGFEGYRESEWQRFWELFRQAGQSRLGDRVVERVRTPRETLRVRTADGKWRPIRDCILPGPVVTGDRDPSVAVDITFHSDDTTFFSLVGLRERPVTGVRPQEGEEWFDEYREAIHSAYLRRLDERAPRPGLKTMKAEGSPIGGPLHLFRALSEESRAAFLKTLPDAAVVDHWTRHYGSRVNSRQSVVSPIRWMLRKYGTVVTSQGIRPLKEAVGPQLASYRDVLPVADSLSAEKARKLGLPTTVADVPGDRWEALLADVSRSEDDSFVGATYVMLTRFEADFPEDSLTRCRIGDSWGTRPDEEITLAVGAAEYRALRAEQLPALLVPTAADAELMVEKWGMLRYADVISKETREVPDGEPVPLVELYPSLRQRLDSSTRNALVQRCSELEEVTRTPNGTKAAPLDAVRQGSTIKVRVPLDREPMLRLIDRELALRLGPTGCRAVLDHQDRMERDSALQAAIKAVRETDDVVAKIELLIGAEALRAGLPEGLMDAELDANDGTEPSGHRIAQMAFNAHGDGVLHQHARDIQSRFPTAPVGYTGSSAAVSFVSDLRLPVAFAGSRTPSPPSSENVEGPKDFPSLHDYQEDLVRNISTLLDRLAPQRGMLSLPTGAGKTRITSEAVIRWVKRVGDLQGPILWIAQTEELCEQAVQSWKFVWGKVGADRALSIGRLWSSNEVGEVVDQPQLVVATDAKLERCLGTEQYAWLRRAALVIVDEAHTAVSKRYTGILSDLGLTQYETGRHLLGLTATPFRNTNEDETRRLINRFGNRRLDEGVFPSGDPYRDLQDWGMLAQVEHRTLEGGEIELTRDEKVHAERMAVLSRAAEQRLADDHARSRRIVEEIVGLPENCPTLVFATSVDHAKYLAAMLNDRKIRAAGVDSTTSTEDRRRRIADFRTGRIRVLTNYGVLTQGFDAPATRAVVVARPVYSTNVYQQMIGRGLRGPRNGGKDTCLILNVSDNIANFDTKLAFTQFEHLWGRR from the coding sequence ATGCCACAGCCCGTCCGCCCGGTCATCCGGACCGTCCTCGACCAGTCGTCGCGAGTACTGCAGACCTACGCGGTGGACCCCGGTCTCGTCGCCGAACACGCCAACGGTGAGCGCCGCATCACCCAGGGCGGATACGGCGACCGGCAGCTCTTCGAACTCGTCCAGAACGCAGCCGACGAAATTGCCGACCACCCCGGCGGAAGAATTCAGGTCGTCCTCACCGACGCCAACCTCTACTGCGCCAACGAGGGAAGCCCCGTGACTCCGGAAGGCGCGGAGACAATTCTTCGAATGAGCATGTCCAAGAAGCGTGGTGGGCAGATCGGACGCTTCGGCGTGGGTGTGAAATCGGTTCTCGTGGTGACCGACGCACCGGAATTCTTCAGCCGGAGCGGCAGCTTCGGATTCGACCGGGCATGGTCTTACGAGCAGATCAAGGCCGTCCCCGGGGTGACTGACCAGTACGGCTCAAGCTTCGATGCGCCGGTGCTGCGGACAGCCCGTCCTTTGGACGAGGCAGCCGAGCGCTCTGCGGACCCCGTCCTCGACGAACTGCTGGGCTGGGCAACGACCGTTGTGCGACTCCCGCTGCTCAAGGGAGCGGACGGCCGGTTGGGGAAGGACATGCACGGAGCAGGCTCGTCGGACCGCGAGGAGTTCCCGCCCGGGTTCCAGCTCTTCTCGCCCCATGTCGCCGAGGTCGTCCTGGAGGACCGTCGGCCGCGCCCGATGGCCCGCCGGACCCTGACGACACGCCAGGTCGGTGACATCCGCACCGTGTGGGAAGCACGGACCGGGAAGGCGGCGACCTCCGAGGACTGGAGGGTCTTCACTGTCACCCACGCTCCCGGGCCGGCCGCCCGTGCGGACGCCGGTGAGCTGCACGACCGTGTCACCCTCGACGTCTCCTGGGCTGTTCCCGTTTTGGAGAAGGATCCCAAGCACGGGCTGTACGGCAGCCCTCGGATACGCGGTCGAGGCCGATTCTGGTCCTTCTTCCCCACCAAGTACGAAATGTCCCTGAGTGGAATCCTCAACGGAGCGTGGAAGACGAACGAGGACCGCCAGAACCTCCTGGACTCGTCCCCCTTCAACCAGGAGATGATCAAGGTGTCGGCGGCGCTGGTCGTCGACTCCCTGCCGCAACTCGCCCCGCCCGAGGACCCTGGCGCGTACCTCCCTCTGCTGCCCGGCCGCACCAAGGAGTCGATCAGCTGGGCCGACGACTTCCTGATCCGTGAGATCTGGACCCGCACGGCGGTCCGCCCCTCGCTGCCCGACCAGGACGGTGTGCTCCGCATCCCCTCCGACTTGCGGCTGCATCCCCGCCTCGACAAGGACCTGCGACGCCTCGACGGCTGGCTCCGTATGTGGCACGAATGCCCCGGCCGCCCCTCGGACTGGCTGCATCCGAGCGTCGAGGCCGACTCCCTCCGCTCCGGCAAGGTCGAGCACATCCGAGAGGCGGCCAAGGTCGAACGCGCCGACGTACGGGAGTGGTTGGAAGCGCTGGTCGAGTGCGGTACCGCCGAGGCGTCCGCAGTGGCGATCCGTATCGTCGCCGAGATGGTCGAGGTGCGGTCCCCGTACGCCGACGAGGCGCGCAAGGCGCGGATCGTGCTCACCGAGGAGCACGGTCTGGTCGCTGCGGTGCCCGGCCAGGTGTTCCGCCGCGCCGAGCAGGGCGGGCTGCGCGAGTCCCTGGTGTACGTGGTGGACGAGCTTGCCGAGGACCTTTCGCTCGGGCATGCGCTGAACCTGCTCGGCATCCGGGAGGCCGACGTCGAGGGCCGCTTCGTCAGCGTGCTCGACCAGGGCTTCGAGGGCTACAGGGAGTCCGAGTGGCAGCGGTTCTGGGAACTGTTCCGCCAGGCCGGTCAGAGCCGGTTGGGCGACAGGGTGGTGGAGCGGGTCCGCACGCCGCGCGAGACACTGCGGGTGCGGACCGCCGACGGCAAGTGGCGACCGATCCGTGACTGCATCCTGCCCGGCCCGGTGGTGACCGGCGACCGTGACCCGTCCGTCGCAGTCGACATTACGTTCCACTCCGACGACACCACCTTCTTCTCGCTGGTGGGTCTGCGGGAGCGTCCGGTGACCGGTGTGCGGCCGCAGGAGGGCGAGGAGTGGTTCGACGAATACCGTGAAGCCATCCACTCGGCATACCTGCGGAGGTTGGACGAGCGCGCACCACGTCCCGGCCTGAAGACCATGAAGGCGGAAGGATCACCGATCGGCGGACCGCTCCACCTCTTCCGCGCGCTGTCCGAAGAATCCCGCGCGGCTTTCCTGAAGACCCTGCCCGACGCGGCGGTCGTGGACCACTGGACCCGGCACTACGGCTCCCGGGTCAACTCTCGTCAGTCCGTGGTCTCCCCGATCCGCTGGATGCTCCGGAAGTACGGAACGGTCGTCACGTCCCAGGGCATCAGGCCTCTGAAGGAGGCTGTCGGGCCGCAGCTCGCCTCCTACCGTGACGTGCTGCCCGTGGCCGATTCCCTCTCCGCGGAGAAGGCCCGGAAGCTCGGCCTCCCCACGACCGTCGCCGATGTGCCCGGCGACCGTTGGGAGGCGTTGCTGGCCGACGTGTCCCGCAGCGAGGACGACTCCTTCGTCGGCGCCACCTATGTGATGTTGACCCGCTTCGAGGCCGACTTCCCCGAGGACTCCCTGACCCGTTGCCGGATCGGGGACTCCTGGGGCACCCGCCCCGACGAGGAGATCACGCTTGCCGTCGGCGCCGCCGAATACAGGGCGCTGCGCGCCGAGCAGTTGCCGGCGCTTCTCGTGCCGACGGCCGCGGACGCCGAGCTGATGGTCGAGAAGTGGGGCATGCTCCGCTACGCCGACGTGATCAGCAAGGAGACCCGAGAGGTGCCGGACGGCGAACCGGTGCCACTGGTGGAGTTGTACCCCTCGCTGCGGCAGCGCCTGGACAGCTCCACCCGAAATGCGCTGGTTCAGCGGTGCAGCGAACTGGAGGAGGTCACCCGCACTCCCAACGGGACGAAGGCCGCCCCACTGGACGCCGTACGGCAGGGCTCCACGATCAAGGTGCGAGTCCCGCTCGACCGTGAACCGATGCTGCGCCTGATCGACCGCGAACTCGCGTTGCGCCTCGGCCCGACCGGCTGCCGGGCGGTGCTCGATCATCAGGATCGCATGGAGCGTGACAGCGCCCTGCAGGCAGCGATCAAGGCCGTCCGGGAGACTGACGACGTGGTCGCCAAGATCGAGCTGCTGATCGGGGCGGAGGCCCTTCGGGCCGGTCTGCCCGAAGGGTTGATGGACGCAGAGTTGGACGCGAACGACGGCACTGAGCCGTCGGGCCACCGCATCGCACAGATGGCCTTCAACGCTCACGGTGACGGGGTTCTGCACCAGCACGCCCGGGACATCCAGTCGAGGTTCCCCACTGCGCCTGTCGGATACACAGGTTCGTCCGCGGCGGTCTCGTTCGTCTCGGACCTGCGGCTTCCGGTGGCGTTCGCCGGCTCCCGGACCCCGTCGCCGCCCTCGTCCGAGAACGTGGAGGGACCGAAGGACTTTCCGAGCCTCCACGACTACCAGGAGGACCTGGTTCGGAACATCTCCACGCTGCTCGACCGGCTGGCCCCGCAGCGCGGCATGCTTTCGCTGCCCACCGGGGCGGGAAAGACCCGGATCACCTCCGAAGCGGTGATCCGTTGGGTCAAGCGGGTCGGCGATCTCCAGGGTCCGATCCTGTGGATCGCCCAGACCGAGGAACTTTGCGAACAGGCGGTCCAGAGTTGGAAGTTCGTTTGGGGCAAGGTGGGTGCGGACCGCGCTCTGTCCATCGGTCGGCTGTGGAGCAGCAACGAGGTGGGCGAGGTCGTTGACCAGCCGCAGTTGGTGGTCGCGACCGATGCCAAGTTGGAGCGTTGCCTGGGCACCGAGCAGTACGCATGGCTTCGCAGGGCCGCGCTGGTGATCGTGGACGAGGCGCACACCGCCGTCTCCAAGCGATACACCGGGATCCTGAGCGATCTGGGCCTCACCCAGTACGAGACCGGGCGTCACCTGCTCGGCCTGACCGCGACTCCGTTCCGCAACACCAACGAGGACGAGACCCGCCGACTGATCAACCGATTCGGCAACCGCCGGCTCGACGAGGGCGTGTTCCCGTCCGGCGACCCGTACCGGGATCTCCAGGACTGGGGCATGCTCGCCCAGGTCGAGCACCGCACCCTGGAGGGTGGTGAGATCGAGCTGACTCGCGACGAGAAGGTACACGCAGAGCGGATGGCCGTGCTCTCCCGCGCCGCCGAGCAGCGGCTCGCCGACGACCACGCGCGCAGTCGACGGATCGTGGAGGAGATCGTCGGCCTTCCGGAGAACTGTCCCACCCTGGTGTTCGCCACCTCGGTCGACCACGCCAAGTACCTGGCGGCGATGCTCAACGACCGGAAGATTCGGGCCGCCGGCGTGGACTCGACCACGAGCACCGAGGACCGCCGCCGCCGGATCGCGGACTTCCGCACCGGACGCATCCGGGTCCTCACCAACTACGGCGTCCTCACCCAGGGATTCGACGCCCCCGCCACCCGTGCCGTGGTGGTCGCCCGCCCCGTCTACAGCACCAACGTCTACCAGCAGATGATCGGCCGTGGCTTGCGCGGTCCGCGCAACGGCGGCAAGGACACCTGCCTGATCCTCAACGTCAGCGACAACATCGCGAACTTCGACACCAAGCTCGCCTTCACCCAGTTCGAACACCTCTGGGGCCGTCGGTGA
- a CDS encoding UvrD-helicase domain-containing protein codes for MTDTYLDSPPLTEEQCAVVEQPWDARVLVTAGAGAGKTHTLVRRLDALCGHEDPEEALEAAEILVLTFSRAAARELRERIARHGERARRVRAQTFDSWAYGVLVQAYPDNDWGATGFDERIRSAAGAVERGALEAGDAVPPAHVVIDEVQDLVGDRRELVETLLDRYQESCGFTVVGDAAQSVYGFQIEDLAERADETNRFFDWLRASFPDDLVELRLTQNFRATTREARIALAHGPLLQQVTEADEAAPLYEELGDLLLDPTNGLGALTDPFVLEGLRTFPDTCAILTRDNRQALVVSELLHEHGVEHRLRRPLEERPVPYWVAELLRRTEATTLVEERFRSLLEATPLPYEPDPDVLWSVLRRAARGAGRAVVDLNRLRRLVADGRFPDELADPETERVTVTTVHRAKGLEFDRVVVLAPPSVAELRKQHKDELDLPAETRALYVAMTRARQDLYFADSPELPIVRRSGGRSNGRRYIGGWRSYDRFGIVAEAADVCRDNPPGHDADAVATQEYLLHRVGPGHDVVLRRHHDLPLGQWQSPPYVLLHEGREIGEASEHLREALFQVQKVTRTWDPWWPDEIHGLRVDTLETVAGSVAAGANAGLGDRGVWIAPRITGIGRFRRATDNEEQRA; via the coding sequence GTGACCGACACCTATCTCGACAGCCCTCCGCTCACCGAAGAGCAGTGCGCCGTGGTCGAACAGCCCTGGGACGCGCGCGTCCTGGTCACCGCCGGTGCGGGTGCCGGCAAGACACACACGCTGGTCCGTCGGCTCGACGCGCTGTGCGGGCACGAGGATCCCGAGGAGGCCCTGGAGGCCGCCGAGATCCTGGTGCTCACCTTCTCCCGTGCGGCCGCCCGCGAGCTGCGCGAGCGGATCGCCCGGCACGGGGAGCGGGCCCGCCGGGTCCGGGCGCAGACCTTCGACTCCTGGGCGTACGGCGTTCTCGTCCAGGCATACCCCGACAACGACTGGGGCGCGACCGGATTCGACGAGCGGATCCGATCCGCGGCCGGCGCCGTCGAGAGGGGAGCTCTGGAGGCAGGCGACGCCGTGCCGCCCGCGCACGTGGTGATCGACGAGGTGCAGGACCTGGTCGGCGACCGGCGGGAACTGGTGGAGACGCTGCTCGACCGCTACCAGGAGAGCTGTGGTTTCACCGTGGTCGGTGACGCCGCCCAGTCCGTCTACGGCTTCCAGATCGAGGACCTGGCCGAGCGTGCGGACGAGACCAACCGGTTCTTCGACTGGCTGCGTGCCTCGTTCCCGGACGATCTGGTGGAGCTGCGCCTCACCCAGAACTTCCGGGCCACCACCCGGGAGGCCCGGATCGCCCTGGCGCACGGCCCACTCCTACAGCAGGTCACCGAGGCCGACGAGGCCGCGCCGCTCTACGAAGAATTGGGCGACCTGCTCCTCGATCCGACAAACGGTCTGGGCGCACTCACCGACCCGTTCGTCCTGGAGGGACTGCGTACGTTCCCCGACACCTGCGCGATCCTCACCCGCGACAACCGGCAGGCCCTGGTCGTCTCCGAACTGCTCCACGAGCACGGTGTCGAGCACCGACTGCGTCGCCCCCTGGAGGAACGCCCTGTCCCGTACTGGGTGGCCGAGTTGCTGCGACGCACCGAAGCCACCACCCTCGTCGAGGAACGATTCCGGTCCCTCCTCGAGGCGACACCCCTGCCCTACGAGCCGGATCCCGACGTCCTGTGGTCCGTGCTGCGGCGCGCCGCCCGCGGAGCCGGGCGCGCCGTCGTCGACCTAAACCGGCTGCGGCGGCTGGTGGCCGACGGCCGGTTCCCGGACGAACTCGCCGACCCCGAGACGGAACGTGTCACGGTGACCACCGTGCACCGGGCGAAGGGCCTGGAGTTCGACCGGGTGGTCGTTCTTGCTCCCCCGTCCGTCGCCGAGCTGCGCAAGCAGCACAAGGACGAGCTGGACCTGCCCGCGGAGACCCGCGCCCTGTACGTGGCGATGACCCGGGCCCGGCAGGACCTGTACTTCGCGGACTCCCCCGAGCTGCCCATCGTCAGGAGGTCCGGCGGCAGGAGCAACGGCCGTCGGTACATCGGCGGTTGGCGGTCGTACGACCGTTTCGGCATCGTGGCGGAGGCCGCGGACGTCTGCCGGGACAACCCGCCGGGCCACGACGCCGACGCGGTCGCGACCCAGGAGTACCTCCTGCACCGGGTCGGTCCCGGTCACGACGTGGTGCTGCGCAGGCACCACGACCTGCCGCTCGGTCAGTGGCAGAGCCCGCCGTACGTCCTGCTGCACGAGGGGCGGGAGATCGGTGAGGCGTCGGAGCACTTGCGGGAGGCGCTGTTCCAGGTCCAGAAAGTGACCCGCACGTGGGACCCCTGGTGGCCCGACGAGATCCACGGGCTTCGGGTGGACACGCTGGAGACCGTGGCGGGCAGCGTCGCCGCCGGCGCCAACGCCGGCCTCGGCGACCGAGGAGTGTGGATCGCGCCTCGGATCACGGGCATCGGCAGGTTTCGACGGGCAACGGACAACGAGGAGCAGCGCGCATGA